In the genome of Methylococcus sp. EFPC2, the window TTTGGATCGTCTGGGGCGCCGTGGAAACAGCGGAATCGCGTTTGGACTCGGTCAGCACGTTTGCCGGTACCGCGGGACTTTCCACGGTGGTGGGCTCGGCCTGCACACTCGCAGCCAACGCGTACAGGATTGCGGCGGTTTGTCGATGGAGCGACTTCATCTTGGGCGTTCCTGCGGTTGTTTGAGGACCTTCAGGCGTTCCACGGTGCGCGGCTCGTCCGGGTACACGTCGATATAATCCAGGCGGGGCCGATAGTTGCGGGTGGAAAGCACGAACTCGTAGGTGCGGTTGCGGGTTTCCGCCTTGGAATTGGGGCCCTGCGTGGTCAGCTCGCCGGTGACGAAGACCTTGTCAGTTTCGCTTTCGTAATTGACCTGGCGCGGTTTGAAGCTGGTGGCGATGTGGTCCATCTTGATGGCGCTGATCTGCTCCGACATCGCATCCATGACCGACCGGTAGATCTCAGTGGAGAGCAGTGGCGCGAGGGCGTTGGCGATGAATTCGGAGGTGGCGGGTGTCACGTTGCCCAGGAGTTCCGCCAGATAGAGTCCCCAGGATTCCTTCAACTCGCTGGAGGCGGTGTTGCGGGTGATCTCGACTTCCTTGGTTAGGTTCGGCGGGACCAACACTACGGCACGTTCGGTACGCAAGGCTGCCAGCGCGCTGATGCCGTTGGTGATGACCAGCCCGATCAACACGACCCGGTGCAGCCGGTTCTCGGCCTGGACGATACGCCAGGACTCCAAGAGATGGGTAAGCTTCACGGGTAAAACGCCCGGATGAAGGGATTCGGGATGGTGATGGCATTGCTGGGCAATAACCCGATCCAATAGGCCGCGTGCAGGGGATACCCGTCCGGGCGATTGTCGCGGAAGCGGCGATAGGCCTTGATGGCGACGACCGCCAACACCAGCATGATCGTCACCTGGCCGATCAGTATCCCCAGGATCAGCAGGAAGGCGGCCGGCGCGAATTCATCAGCGCTCCAGATCAGCAGGGTGACCGGATCGTCGATGTGCTTGGGTATGCTCACAGGCTCCATATCAATTCCTCGAAAACGTCGAGTCATTGTCCGGAGCCGGAAGTGGAGGAGTGTCCAAATAGATGCTCGGTTCAACGCATCTTTATTGGAACGCTGTGAATGCGTCGAGCCACCGTCTCTGACGTTTACCTAGGATACGGATGCTCTCTCCCCCGGCGACACTGCTGATCTGGGAGACGCCGCCCGCCGGATCGGCAACGGCTTACCCTGTTTGATACGAATTCAATTGTCCGATCAGGAAGTTAGGGCTGACTCGCCGATCGGCACAAGGATCGGCAGTATTCAGCGAATCGTGTAGACTAAGGTCTGTTGCAACAATGCCTTACGCGAACCTAAGATCGGCATGGCTGAACTCGCTGAAACTCCCTCCCGCATCGAACCCTGCCTGTCGGAAAATGTACCCGTAGAGGTCGCCGATACCCTCGCCGCCCTGACCGCGGCGGCGGAAAGGCTGAGCAACCGGTTGCACCCGAGCACCGTTGCCAACCTCGCCGACCTGGTCCGGATCATGAACTGCTACTACTCGAACCTGATCGAAGGGCATACCACCACGCCGAGGGACATCGAACGCGCCCTGGAGAACGACCGGGATGGGGAAGAAACCCGCCGCAATCTGCAGGTCGAGGCGCGGACGCATATCCGCGTGCAGCGGATGATCGATCGCCGCTATGCGGAGGGCACTCTGCCCGAGCCGGCTTCCGCGGATTTCCTGCGCCGGCTGCACCGCGAGTTCTATGAGGAGGCACCGGACGCCATGCTCTGGGTCGAGGGTGCCGGGCACCGATTCCGGATGGAGCCGGGCCAATTCCGAACCTTCCCAGAGCAAGACGTGACGGTCGGCCGGCATATTCCCCCCGGCAGCGAGCGGGTGGAAGACTTCATGCGGTACTTCGAGCAGCGCTATCGCCTGGCATCCATGGGAAAAGGCGGGCGCATCATCGCCCTGGCCGCCGCCCATCACCGCCTGAACTACATCCACCCCTTCCCGGACGGCAACGGACGGGTCAGCTGATTGATGAGCCATGCCATGGGCCTCATGGCGGGCATCGGCGCGGGCTGGTTGTGGTCGGTGTCGCGCGGTCTCGCCCGCGGACTGCAAAGCCGGCAGGAATACAAACAGATGATGGACTATGCCGATAGTCACAGGCAGGGCGATCTCGACGGCCGCGGCAATCTATCGCAAAAGGCCCTGATCGAATTCATCCACTGGTTTCTGCGCGTGTGCCTGGATCAGGTGAACTTCATGACCGGCTTGTTCGAGTTCGACCACCTCGCCGGGCGGCTCAACGTCTACGTGGAGCGTACGGCCATGAAGCCGGAAGCCTTCCACATATTGGAGCGCGTACTGTTGCAAGGCGAAATGCCGCGCGGCGAAGCCGGACGGATCACAGGACTCAAGGAACGGAGCGCGCGCATGGTGCTCGCCGGTCTGGTGGAACATGGCATTCTGGGATCGGTAACGCCCAAAGGGCCCGTGTCGCTGCGCTTTCCGAGCGAGACGGCCGAGATTTTGTTTCCACTCCTATTTGCCGACGGCTGATTCGCAGATCGCTGCTCGTGCTCTCGGGATGTCGGACGGTTATTACTTACGCACCAAATAAAGAGACTCATGCACCAAAAATGTCAATCATACTCAAGCTGTAACCTCTTAAGTTGATAATTTTATTAACAAATGGAATAGGCGCAGCATTTGCCGGAAATAACAAATTTTCTGACGATCGAATGATCACAACATCGGACGATTCCATCCAATCTGATTTGTAAACCTAAGTTTCTGTTAACCGAGGAGAAAAAAATGAAAACAACAACCGTTATGTTATTGATCGGCACAACTCTACTCTTGGGGAATCCAGTTCTTGCGGAAGAACATGGCCAAGAAGCCACCCAGCACCTCGATCAAGCGGTGGAAAGAGGCACGAAGGGTGATGCGGCAGGGGCTGCCGTCCATACCGAAGAAGCCCAAAAGCATGTGATCGAGCAGAATGCCGAACACCCCTACACCCAGCCGTCCAAACAAATCACCGGCGAGAACCCGAAGGCAGAGCACGATAAAGCCACCTTCGACCAGATGAGAAAGGCCACCGGTCACGCGAAAAAGGGACATGGCAAGGAAGCCGGCACTGCCGCTGGTAAGGCAGCTACCCACTTACAGGAAAAAGAGCAATCAAAGTAAGCTTCCTATCCGGTCAAAGCTCGGCGGAGGTCATCTCGGCGAGCTTTGTATGGACGCGGCCCCTCCAGCTATTCTTAGCTTATTGCCACTTCAACTTGTGGCATTGATGTGCTAGTTTGATTATTAATTAGTTTTTCTCCGAGCTCCCCTTTGTGTTGAAAGCCTTGCTCGCCCAACGAAACCGTCCTTACCTGCACGCTTTGGTGTACGTGCTGCTCGTAAGCCTGGTTTCCGTGCTTATGTTTTCAACCTGCGCCATGCCTACACCCTGGCGTATCGCCTCGGTGGAGACAATGTCAACGGGGTGTTCTGAATCGGCAGACCACGCGCAAGAGCATCAAGATCACCAGTCCGAGCCCGTTCAAGACTGTTCTTTCAAGCCTTGTCTCGACTCCCAACCCAACCCGGTTTTCGGATACAAGCTGGATAAGCCGGAGATCCCGGTTTTCATTCTGTCCTTGATCTGGATCATTGGAAGTTTATTCCTTCCCGTTCAAGCTCAACGTATTCCTCGCGTCACCGCTCCCCCCGACGGTCGGCGAATCCCGCTGATCTATCAGTTCTGTACGCTTCTGAATTAGCCCGTTCTCCCGAGCTCGAAATGCGCCGTTAACTGGCGATTGAGGGTTTCTGCGCCTGGCAGGGCCTTCGGTTTCTGCAATCGAGGAGAACTTGATGTTTTTTATGTCCCTGTGGCCGCCCCACCGCGCGTCTTTGACGTCGGTGACGGTGGCGATCTATCTCGCCGCAATCTCAGGCGGTGCGCACGCCGACGAGCCCATCCTGTCGCCCGAAAGGGCCGTCGCCCTAGCCTTGGAAGGCAATCCGAGTCTTGCCCAAATCAAGGCGCGTGCCGAGGCGATGGCGGCCATCCCCTCTCAGGAAGGGACGCTGCCCGACCCAACCCTGAATCTCGACGCGCTCAATCTACCCACCGCCAACGGTTTGAACCTCCGCAAGGAGGACATGACGATGATGGAAGTCGGACTCAGCCAGGCCATTCCCTTCCCCGGCAAGCTGACGCTAAAGGAGAAAGCCGCCGAATTCGAAGCGGAAGCTGCGGCCAACACCGTCGAAGAAGCGCGCCTGCGTCTGGCCCGCGATGTGAAAATCCGCTGGTGGCAACTGATGTACATGCATCGCTCGCTCATCATCATCGCAGACACCGAGCGCTTGCTCCAGCAACTAGTCGAAATCGCCGACGCCAAATACCGGGTGGGCGAGGGACTGCAGCAGGACGTCCTGTCGGCGCGATTGGAGTTGGCCAAGCTGGGCCAACAAAGAGCCCAGCACGTCGGCATGCATCGGAGCGAGATCGCCCGCCTGAATGCTTTATTGAACCGGTCCATGGATAGCCCCATCCGCTTGCCGGGCGAGGTGGACACGGCGTTGCCGGATATTCAGTCGGAAGCGGACTTGCTGGCGACGGCCGAGCGCTCGCGTCCGCTTCTGGCGCAGCGCAAGCACGCGATAGACGCGGCGCAAACCCGGCTTGAGCTGGCTAAAAAGGATTATTACCCGGACTTCACGCTGGGTGCCGGATACGCCTTTCGCCAGAATACCCCCACGGGTCAAAGCCGCAGCGATTTCGCCAACTTTCGGCTCAGTCTGAATCTACCCATTTATGCGGACAGTAAGCAATCGAAGGCCATTGACCAGCGCAACAGCGAGTTGCTCAAGGAACGTTATGCCCTGGATGAAGCGGAGCGCAAAACCCAGACCGAGATCGCTTCTTCTCTGGCCGTGTATCGGGGCGACCGCGAACAATTCAGGCTTTTTGAAGACAACATCCTCCCCCTCGCGCAACAAACCGTTGCGTCCGCACTGACCGCCTATCAGGTCGGCAAGACCGACTTTCTCAACGTCATCCGCGCCGAAAATACCTGGTTCGATTACCGGATGCAGTATTGGCAGGCCTTGGCGGACGCCCACCAGGCTTTGGCCCGACTGATGGCCGCTGCCGGGAAGGAGGCCCCATGAACAAGACCCTATTTTGGACGGCCGTGTTTTCTATCGGATTGGGTGCCTCGGGGGGCTACTGGCTGGCCTTGCAAGCCATCAAGGCAAGTCTACCCACTACGGCACAAGCCGAAAATAAGCCGCTGTTTTACCGTCATCCCATGAATCCGGCGGTCACCTCACCGGTACCAACCAAGGACGAGATGGGTATGGATTACATCCCCGTCTACCAGGAGGTTGCGCCAAACGCCGAATCGCAGGTGACGCCAAAAACGGATGCGACACCTCCGCAGCGAAAGATTCTTTACTACCGAAACCCGATGGGACTTGCCGATACCTCGCCGGTTCCGAAGCAAGATTCCATGGGGATGGACTACCTCCCGGTGTATGCCGATGAATCGAATCCGACGCCCAGTAGTCCGGCGAAGTTGAAACCCAAGATTCTCTATTACAAGAATCCCATGGGGCTTGCCGATACTTCGCCGATCCCCAAGAAGGATTCAATGGGTATGGATTACACCCCGGTTTATGCCGAGGAGGATACGCCGAGTGCGAGCGATGCCAAGACGCTCCGGGTGAGCGTCGAGAAGATTCAAAAACTCGGCGTGAAGACGGCTCCGGTGGAACGCCAGGATATCGCGCACACCATCCGCAACGTGGGTATCGTCGAGGCTGACGAGCGACGCCTGTATAACGTGACCCTCAAGTTCGATGGCTATATCGAGAAGCTGTTCGTCAACACCACCGGGCAAGCCGTGGCGCATGGCCAGCCCTTGTTCGAACTTTACAGCCCGGACCTGGTTTCCGCTCAACGCGAATACCTGACCGCTAAAAGCGCCCAGGCGGCGCTTTCCAAGGCCGAACCATGGGTTCAGTCGGGAATGCAGGATCTGGCGGAAAGCAGCCTGGAACGGCTACGCAACTGGGGGATTTCAGACGCTGAGCTGGCCAGCCTTGAACACGAAGGCAAGTCCCGTCACGGCTTGGTGGTTCGCTCCCCGGCAGCCGGCGTCGTCATGGAAAAATCGGCTATCGCCGGGAGCCGAGCCTCCGCGGGAGATGTACTGTTCAAAATCGCCGATCTGTCCCAGGTGTGGGTCATGGCCGAAATCTATGAGCAGGATATTGGCCTGATCGAACTGGGACAGGAGGTTCAGGCCAGGCTCGACGCCTTTCCCGGTCGGACTTTCCAAGGCAAGGTGGCTTTAGTTTATCCCTCGCTGAATCCCGCCACGCGTACCGCGAAGGTCCGGATTGAACTGCCGAATCCCAAGGGTTTACTCAGGCCGATGATGTATGCCCAGCTTGAGATCGCCACCGAGGCGCATCGGGGGCTAGCGGTACCGCGCTCGGCGATTTTGGAGAGCGGCCGGCGCACTCTGGCCCTGGTCGATCGAGGCGAAGGTCGCTTCGAGCCTCGCCCGGTGAAACTCGGGATTCGAGGCGATGACATGACCGAGGTGTTGGAGGGGCTGAGCGAACAGGAGCAGGTGGTGACCCGTGCGAACTTCCTGATCGATGCCGAGAGCAATCTGAAAGCGGCACTCGGTAGTTTCGATAGCCAGGCTAACAAGTTGGGATCTGGTGCCGAGATGACACCGCAACAGACCCCCTCCGCCGCGACACCGGCCACGGGTCACGCCGGACATGGGCGCAGCGCCACGACTAAAGCGGCCGGGGGACGGTGAGATGCTGGGACGAATTATCGAATGGTCGGCTCGCAACATTTTTATCGTCCTGCTGGCGACGGTTTTTCTGATCTTTGCCGGTATCTACGCCATCCTCAAAACGCCGCTCGACGCCCTGCCCGATTTGTCCGACACCCAGGTCATCGTCTACACGGAATATCCCGGTCAGGCCCCGCAAGTGGTGGAAGATCAGGTGACGTATCCCCTGACCACGGCGATGTTGAGTGTTCCCCATTCCAAGGTCGTGCGCGGGTTTTCCTTCTTCGGCGTCTCGTTCGTTTACGTGATTTTCGATGACGGCACCGATGTCTACTGGGCACGTTCGCGGGTCTTGGAATACCTGAATTTCGCCTCCAGCCGATTACCCAAAGGCATCACGCCCAGTCTCGGCCCGGATGCCACCGGAGTTGGCTGGGTGTTCCAGTATGCCGTGCTGGGGGCCCAGCACTCCCTCGCGGAACTGCGAACCCTGCAGGACTGGTTCATCCGCTATCAACTCACCAAGGCCCATGGCGTGGCGGAAGTCGCCAGCGTCGGTGGCTTCGTCCAGCAATACCAGGTCATTGTCGAGCCGCGCAAACTGCAAGCCTACGGTATCCCCTTGTCGACGGTCAGCCAGGTCATCGCAGCCAGCAACCGGGACGTGGGCGGGCGCGTGGTGGAAATGACCGAAACCGAATACATGGTGCGGGGCGAAGGATATTTGCGTGGCATCGAAGATATTGAAGACCTGGTGCTTAAAGCCGAGGGCGGCACGCCAGTGCTGATTCGCGATGTGGCCCGCGTTGAACTCGGACCCGATGAGCGGCGAGGACTCACCGAACTGAACGGCGAGGGAGAGGTGGTCTCAGGAATCGCCATTGCCCGCTACGGGCAAAATGCTTTGGATGTGATCGAGCATGTCAAATCCAAGCTCCGCGACATCGCCCCCGGTCTGCCGGCCGGCGTGTCCATCGAGCCCGTTTATGACCGGTCGGTACTGATCCTGAAAGCCATCCAAAACCTGCGCGACAAGCTGATCGAGGAAAGCTTGGTGGTCGCGCTGGTGTGCGTGGTGTTCCTGGTCCATGTGCGCAGCGCGCTGGTGGCCATCGTCATGCTGCCGGTCGGTGTACTCATCGCC includes:
- the smbP gene encoding small metal-binding protein SmbP produces the protein MKTTTVMLLIGTTLLLGNPVLAEEHGQEATQHLDQAVERGTKGDAAGAAVHTEEAQKHVIEQNAEHPYTQPSKQITGENPKAEHDKATFDQMRKATGHAKKGHGKEAGTAAGKAATHLQEKEQSK
- a CDS encoding TolC family protein; protein product: MFFMSLWPPHRASLTSVTVAIYLAAISGGAHADEPILSPERAVALALEGNPSLAQIKARAEAMAAIPSQEGTLPDPTLNLDALNLPTANGLNLRKEDMTMMEVGLSQAIPFPGKLTLKEKAAEFEAEAAANTVEEARLRLARDVKIRWWQLMYMHRSLIIIADTERLLQQLVEIADAKYRVGEGLQQDVLSARLELAKLGQQRAQHVGMHRSEIARLNALLNRSMDSPIRLPGEVDTALPDIQSEADLLATAERSRPLLAQRKHAIDAAQTRLELAKKDYYPDFTLGAGYAFRQNTPTGQSRSDFANFRLSLNLPIYADSKQSKAIDQRNSELLKERYALDEAERKTQTEIASSLAVYRGDREQFRLFEDNILPLAQQTVASALTAYQVGKTDFLNVIRAENTWFDYRMQYWQALADAHQALARLMAAAGKEAP
- a CDS encoding efflux RND transporter periplasmic adaptor subunit → MQAIKASLPTTAQAENKPLFYRHPMNPAVTSPVPTKDEMGMDYIPVYQEVAPNAESQVTPKTDATPPQRKILYYRNPMGLADTSPVPKQDSMGMDYLPVYADESNPTPSSPAKLKPKILYYKNPMGLADTSPIPKKDSMGMDYTPVYAEEDTPSASDAKTLRVSVEKIQKLGVKTAPVERQDIAHTIRNVGIVEADERRLYNVTLKFDGYIEKLFVNTTGQAVAHGQPLFELYSPDLVSAQREYLTAKSAQAALSKAEPWVQSGMQDLAESSLERLRNWGISDAELASLEHEGKSRHGLVVRSPAAGVVMEKSAIAGSRASAGDVLFKIADLSQVWVMAEIYEQDIGLIELGQEVQARLDAFPGRTFQGKVALVYPSLNPATRTAKVRIELPNPKGLLRPMMYAQLEIATEAHRGLAVPRSAILESGRRTLALVDRGEGRFEPRPVKLGIRGDDMTEVLEGLSEQEQVVTRANFLIDAESNLKAALGSFDSQANKLGSGAEMTPQQTPSAATPATGHAGHGRSATTKAAGGR
- a CDS encoding Fic family protein — its product is MAELAETPSRIEPCLSENVPVEVADTLAALTAAAERLSNRLHPSTVANLADLVRIMNCYYSNLIEGHTTTPRDIERALENDRDGEETRRNLQVEARTHIRVQRMIDRRYAEGTLPEPASADFLRRLHREFYEEAPDAMLWVEGAGHRFRMEPGQFRTFPEQDVTVGRHIPPGSERVEDFMRYFEQRYRLASMGKGGRIIALAAAHHRLNYIHPFPDGNGRVS
- the traL gene encoding type IV conjugative transfer system protein TraL, with amino-acid sequence MEPVSIPKHIDDPVTLLIWSADEFAPAAFLLILGILIGQVTIMLVLAVVAIKAYRRFRDNRPDGYPLHAAYWIGLLPSNAITIPNPFIRAFYP
- a CDS encoding TraE/TraK family type IV conjugative transfer system protein — protein: MKLTHLLESWRIVQAENRLHRVVLIGLVITNGISALAALRTERAVVLVPPNLTKEVEITRNTASSELKESWGLYLAELLGNVTPATSEFIANALAPLLSTEIYRSVMDAMSEQISAIKMDHIATSFKPRQVNYESETDKVFVTGELTTQGPNSKAETRNRTYEFVLSTRNYRPRLDYIDVYPDEPRTVERLKVLKQPQERPR